The following coding sequences are from one Daphnia pulex isolate KAP4 chromosome 11, ASM2113471v1 window:
- the LOC124208158 gene encoding uncharacterized protein LOC124208158, whose product MSCSVANLTFFTTYAEISSYSSSLIFDGILDVELSNIILPNKVYASYNNTMTVTYRVVNASDNFDCSWTTFREPTTTTDYKWCRDGKTTAANGSIQTMREPIGNDIIPVRVCPFVINSSSNSQVQMSCASQTSWEFRLFTFDIFENFYNFRPKYYKTTSNGNEIEILLSRVVTDAGFPIDCKWTTTAASVTVKDFNYCVHVQSTASNGVITPLTNATDSNICLFSIIVPLCQHIQISCTVVNLTEGSYIWLGGINELERSGVPSPDKVYTSTGNQVDVISTYVNQEDWFQCNWTTITNDD is encoded by the exons ATGTCTTGTTCGGTCGCCAATCTAACTTTCTTCACAACTTACGCCGAAATTTCCTCATATTCAAGTTCATTGATC TTCGACGGAATCCTAGACGTTGAGCTATCGAACATAATCCTACCAAACAAGGTTTATGCTTCATATAACAATACAATGACTGTAACTTATCGAGTTGTCAATGCATCAGATAACTTTGATTGTAGTTGGACAACATTTCGggagcccacgacaacaaccgATTATAAAT ggTGTCGTGATGGTAAGACCACAGCAGCCAATGGATCCATTCAAACTATGCGTGAACCAATAGGAAATGATATAATCCCAGTTAGAGTTTGTCCCTTTGTCATCAATTCATCATCCAACAGTCAAGTACAGATGTCTTGCGCGTCCCAAACTTCTTGGGAATTTAGGCTATTTACA TTTGACATCTTCGAAAACTTTTATAACTTTCGACCTAAATATTATAAGACGAcatcaaatggaaatgaaatagaaatacTGCTGAGCCGCGTCGTTACCGATGCAGGCTTTCCAATTGATTGTAAATGGACGACGACAGCAGCCAGCGTAACGGTGAAAGACTTCAACT acTGCGTTCACGTACAATCAACGGCTTCAAACGGTGTCATTACACCATTAACTAATGCGACCGACTCAAACATATGTTTGTTCTCTATTATTGTTCCCCTCTGTCAGCACATTCAGATATCTTGTACGGTCGTCAACCTCACCGAAGGCAGCTACATTTGG CTGGGTGGGATCAATGAACTTGAAAGGAGTGGTGTCCCATCACCTGACAAGGTTTACACGTCAACAGGCAATCAAGTAGACGTTATATCGACGTATGTAAACCAAGAAGATTGGTTTCAATGTAATTGGACGACTATAACCAACGACGACTGA